CTGGGGTGAAAGGTCGGGAGAGTCGTGGCGACCTTTCTGCTGGGGTGAAAGGTCGGGAGAGTCGTGGCGACCTTTCTGCTGGGGTGAAAGGTCGGGAGAGTCATGACGGCTCCTTTTCACAGAGGAAAAATCTGGAGAATCATGACGACCTTTTCTTGATGTCTCTTCTATTCTCTTTTGAGAGGCAGCTCCTGAACTGAAATGGACAATTACACAGATGAACTCAAATGTTACACACTTGTTTTAATGTATTCTGTTTTATGATCTgtaatgttttagaaatatccacattttaagcaccaaagaAACTCAATGACAGCTCATTATTGTCTCTTATACTCCAATACTGAAAGCCTGGACAAACAAATGCTCCTAACAGTGTTGCTTCTTGGGGGGCATTCttcattaataatttaacagTGGAAGTGCCTCTTGTGAGTCAAAATGATCTCATAGCATTTGAGCTGCTTTAACAGACATGCATCGAACTGTACCACATACAAAGCCGAGACAATcataagaaaaattaaaatacattaaacatcAGTTCTGTACCTTGCTGATGAACGGACACCCTGGAACTTGTCTGAATCCTGAAAATCTTCATTAGTACCTAGAAGACCAAACATAATAATATTTGATAAAACTGCTTAGAAACTCAAATCAAATATTATGTATGCACCTAGACAATTACAGTACAACTTTATAGATGCTAAATCATCAGAATGCTAGCCCCAAAAGAGCAGGTAAGCATCGGTTACTCTTACCTCCCAAAGTTTTCCACCGCTTGCTGTTCCTGAACTCCTCCAGTCTCTTCACCTCCTCCGGACGCTCATCTATCACTTCTGCCACCTACAAGAGGAAGACGACAACAGAGCACGCAGAAGGAACAGCTTTTGTGCAAAGATTCTCCACAAGGTTCAGGACAGCAGAAATGCACCTAAACATAGTTTAAGCCAATGCATTTGTAAATGAATGTAAACTATAAAGGAATTCCTACCACTGGagcctcttcttcctcctcgtAGTCGTCCTTCTCTTCTGACTTTATCAGCTGCTTCCAGTCCACATCGTCATCCACTATTCTCATCCTgcaagcagcagcaacaacaggagggcaaaacgtaaaaaaaacagcaggaatGCTCTTTTTTGTAATCACCGACATGTAGCCTGCCACAAATAAAAACGCTTTAAAAAAAGAGTCATAGCTGTTGGTCTGTTGTGGATAAACAGGCGTGATCTATCAACTCTCCCTTGAACAGTATTGCGATAAATCGTCAAAAGCTCTTCTATGGACATAAACGTGTCTCTTAAAAGATTCCTAGAAATCCTTCTCAGTTCTCATTCAGGAAGCACTTTTTCCCCAATGAAAGGTGTCCAACAGGATCTTCTCTGCCGGACTCCTGAAGTTTTTAGAGAAAGACTGGTCCTACAATACCAGAGGAGCAGGAAAACATGTCCGACACAGAGATTAGCAGAGATCCTTTGCAGCTGAAAACACTGGACATGTTAGACCCAAATTACCTTGCGACCAATAATCCTCTTTCGAGTTTCCCACAACAGAACGATCAGACCCCACAGCACAgcttcaaaaatacatttctcaagACTTCCACAACCTGGGTTATTGAGAATATAAcctcacatatacagtactgtagcgtTTTATGCGGCTCGTAGAGGTAAAATCAAGACAACGCTCTCGATTGCGCTCATACACTCCACTCCAGTATCTCAGTAAGTTTAGTCCGGCCTACAACTTTCAGTCACTTTCTGCATTTCTAATGTGCCTGATTGAGTCACTGGTTCCTGAAACATACCCCTTTGCTGTAGACTGCGGTCTTTTCTTCTTGGCTTTCTTGTTTTTTGACGTTTTGCCATCTCCATCTCCGGATAAATAGCGTTTGAGATACTCGGCTTTGGAGACAGAAGCAAGCGCACTGGAAGCGGCCATTACTGCTCGTGAAAACAATCCGGGCTGACGGAGAGCCGGATGGGGTCAAAACAGTAAACGCGAAAAAATAAACAGCGAAAAGCGGAATTACGAATAAGAGAAAAAGTAAAGGATAAATACTTCAAAGCAGCCACAACAAAACATaggtattattattagtttatttGTAGTTGTATCTTAGAACATGCATTCTGAAAAAGTCTGCAGTGTTAAATCAAACTCACTTTTAGTGTTTTTATCCAATACTCGGACACAGTACTAGGTTATTACAATAATGTCTCACCCACAGAACTGAAACATAAATTGAAAGCTGTTTGTTTCTTTCATTGCTATACTTATTGCTCTAATGGAAACGTTGCCTAATCAAATATTTAAGACTAAAAACCAAAAAAGGAATATGATTAATAACATTCCAGGTATTCATAAAATTAGGCAGTGATACGCTTTTTTTTGCCACCAGTTATTGagctatatttatttttttaaatgtaatattgatGTCACTCGTTTCAGAATGTTCATTTCTTACTCGTTCTAAACCGATGACATTGCTGccttgtgaaataaaaaataatatttattactgAAGTATTAAATGTCCTAAAGTGTTTGGGGATGGACAATTTAATACACAGCTGTAAAAGCTATAAAACCTGCTGTTCTGTAGCATTTCAACGAGATTGCCCATCTGGGATGCATGTCTATTCTTCTCGAGGAGAGAGGAATATGAGGGGAGCtcatacaagtattcaaaattctccAAGCTGCCGAAGGAGTTTTCTCAAGGGACTCCAaaacaaacagtgaaacacaagccACAgggacacaagtgaaaactcCAAGAACAGAAAACAGGAGAACTTGACGCCgatactctggtttccttcaagaaatggctggatgagattcttccagatcaattaactaataactaccaaatgggctaatCACAGGGCATGGCCACCTCTTGTTTTAACAGTAACTGTTCTTATAATCTTATACTGTATTCTAATTAGTAATGACTAAATACTTAATGTTGCGTTTCCTCACAGAGTTGAACAGGTTGCTAAAATCAATGCTAAACAATCAGGGAAATCtggtgtacagataaaaatATCTTTCTATTTGAACTCACATGTAAGTctaaaacaaagaacaaaaccTGGAGATTATCTTTACACCGTtaataacctacagtataattccTAATCAGAAACGGAaaactataaatatatttttatagcgATCAGCCAACCCCACTGTTCAAAGTACAAAGTTGTACGGGTTGCTAAAATCAATGCTAAATGATCAGGGAAATCTGGTGTTCAGATGAAAATATCTTTCTGTTTAGCTGTTtaactttactgtatgtcagactgttggtctgtgtctctgtcttctCTGTCTATTGGAAGTGTATAAATCTAAGCAATGTCTTGAATTGTCAGCTCAAGTGAACAGCACAGAcggtatacagtactgtactattTAGAGGTCCGTGTGATCCAGGATGATTTTGAGGATATTAGACAAAGAATAAATTAactccatttactgtacattgtttttgCATGTTCAGAAACTCATTTTTCTTTGGTGGAAAGGTTTCAGTTTCATTTCTTTGCTGTGACCAAGAGTACTGCTAAGGGTGTGGTTTTCTAATGGGGATTCCAACAATGTGGGCCTTGATATAATCTGTACAACAGGATGAATCACTCTGGATTGGAGCCATGCTGCTATCGTACTCCTGGGGAGGAAGCTGCACTCCGATTGCAGTATTAATGAAGACTCTCCAGCTTGtcattgtaaatgaaaatgtgcTCTCAGCTGACTCATCTTGTTAAATAAGGttttatttgataaaaaaacGATTCTTCACTTATATCAGGTTGAATGTACTTTATAtgatatggaacaagtaataggtttattccatgctgaaaagagaagagagaaaacagcagcatggaacaaacctgttacttgttcctttgcagactacgcatgctgacgcagcccccCACCTGGACTACCTGATATGCTActttatactgtaactgtgcCATTAGGTGTTGTCTACTACTGCAGTGTAGCACTTTTACACTTTTCATTTCATACAGAAATTCTGTAATTGTTATGGTGTTGACGTTTTCCTTAAAGCTTATCATTTTTGGCAGCCTTTACTTCTTCatctatttctttcttttcatttttaaaatgatatctGGTTTTATTATGTATTCTGTATACTATACTTGTTTTTACTGTACAATGTATGAAAAGTGTCTTGAAAAGGCTCtatataacaataaaataaattgatgataaaaatgttttaattattcaatAAGGATAAAATATACTGCTTTAATGAAGAACATAATTTGTTTTCTCTATTAATAACGAAATACCCAGAAATTTGGAAATCATGAGTGTCATGGATGAGATTGAATAAactgtaattgtatttttttatttgtttttattttgaaagccaATGTTTATATAATCTTGTTTTAACTTAATTTAGTCCAGATCTTTGGGCACAGTTAGGAGTATCGGTTTATAAAGTAAAATGGTTTCAGTTTCATTTCTTGACTGacacaaagttttttttgtgggggtgtttattttaatttataagtACAGTGTGCATCTTATCACCAGTAAACATCTACATTAAACATTATTTACCTGacaaaggtttttaaaatactgtacttaaaatcTTTCAAATGTATGTTAAGGTTTAATTGGATACCTAAACTACATCATATTATTCTCTCTCACATTGTGTTAATATATTtggaaataaaagttaaatctaagcagaggaagGAAAACATGTAAAAGCCATTatcaaaaagcaaaagcaaaaaaagttcTTGAGAAGGTTATTGGCGATAAAAGATGAGTGTGTTCGTTTTTTCTTAAGGAAATGTGGCATTTTTCATATTCACATACACTTCTAAAACCTGCTTTTCTTTATCCCTCGATTGGTTTTGAGGACAGGAGTTTTATATATTAATACCATGTGTCCATACAGAAACTTTGAGACGTTTTTTTCtatagaacaaaaaactgtGTAACATCTTTATGTTCCTAATTTTAAATATCTGAAAGCAAAATATAGAAATTTAAGGTAAACGCAACTAACATTCTTCATGGgcaaatattttgaatattttttgtagGGAGGTATTTAAACACCCTTTCTTGGAAAATGACTTAACTGTTGGACTTTTTACAGTAAGACGACTCCACTGACTTCTTCCTCAAACATTTGATGGTCTTTTCATCTAGTAATTTTTCACTGAATTTCAAATGATGATagtttaagtatttttaaaagaataaacaaattatttatttccatAAATAAGACTTTATTCAGAAGTTACATACAATTTTATAAATATCCCAATCTATACTACTTGATATAAATTAACATCTATTGATATCTAATATTCatgcttttatatatatatacactgaaGTAGTTCACGTAGGGAGCTGCGTCTGCATATGTGGGCTGCAGAGGAaaaagtacaggtttattccagctgaaaagagaagaaaagaaacatgtttcggctgtggagctttgACCCACGAATATTATATATCAAGACTTTCTGAACAAGTTTTAATGTGATCATGTGTTAAAAATGGACTAAACTGTTTATTGGCAAGTCAGGTGTAAAAGGGTAACGAATATGATTAAGAATATTTTTCTGGAATTGTTTTTATGGAATTAACAGTAGCCCCCTCTGtttgttcacattttctttaGCAGTTTTGTGGGTATGGAGAGGGTGCACTGCTCGttcataattttaaataaaactttgttCGAGGAAAACAAGCGTCTAACGAGTCTGGTCATGAACATCTTCTTTTCCAGCCTCTATTGCTGTCAGAGCCTGCAGAGCTACACCGAGCCTGAAGATGGCAAAACCTACATCATGTACCACGGCACGACGCCAGCAGCTGCCGGGGAAATCAAGAGGTCTGGTTTCACACAGTCCGAGGATGGCATGCTGGGGCAGAAAGTCAGCAGGTACCCCATCCAAGGGAAACCAGAGGTTCTCTCATTTTAAAGAAAGGCTGTTTAGTGCCAACCCCAGTTCCATAGTACATTAAGCAATGCTAATCTTTCAATTATTTCCATTAATATTTGAGACACAAATTGATTTAATAATTTTCACCTTAATAAATCAAAAACAGATGTTGACTGGTCACAGCTCAGTGCCCAGCTTATACAAAGAATAAGCAACTTAACTCAAGCCTCTAAACTAAGAAAATAAGATTCAATTATTTTATGCTTTATAGGCAGCAtcagttaaaaaacaatttaatttcttGACTCAAACCAAGTATTTGTTTTAAGAACTGTGGTTATTAGTCccagtttaaaataaacacaagtactttaaacattgtttatctgacagtttttttaaatagtgaaaGTCTCAAATTTAAGACAAGCTTTAAATGGATATGGCTGAATATCAGTTATTAAtgtattatatgtattattAGTGTATTATCAGTTGAATTCATGTCAGTGTCTTTCCACTGTAATACATTAACaagtttgctttttaaaatacttgttCTCTTTTGGGACAAgcatttaacattttgtaatttgAATTTGGACACTAGCCAAAACACATTATTCTCTTTCAATTGTGTTGCTGTACTTGGAAATGAAACTACAGGAAAATAGAACAGGAAGTATATCatgtaaaaatattcaaatgagATGTGTGCTtatataatggaaaaataaacttCAAGTTTAATCTACGAATAGGTCGGAGTCTCCCAGCTGCCAGAAGTTGCTGTGAACTTGGAGCAGGTaggcttttttttaatattaaattgttTTACAGTCACCAGCCCGAGTATTAACACCTTCCATATCCAACAATATCATTCATTTCTGATGCTCGACACTATGTAAAAACAGTACTTGGCAGTATTATCTCATCAAAGAGTAATGAACACACATCCTTAGTAGTACTATCAATTAGTAGTTTAGAGTTCAAGAAACTTTTATTGAGGGAAAAGCTTATATTTGCAGATATCAGCTTGTTTTACATTGGTGTGCTATGCATTTTGTAAGACTTTATTAGAGTAAGATGGATTTCCAAAGGAAGGAAATTAATTAACCCTTTCATTCCGAAATGCCAGCACAGAATATGGcgttaatggaaaaaaaaaattatgaatATCATGTGCCTCAGTTACAGATGGCCATTTTCTCACAACCAAAATGTATTGTACTTTTTACCAAGATAGAGATTAAATTAACCATTCCTGCCTCTttgtacaaaattaaattaggTTATTAATGTATTGATAGAGTAAATTCTAGACACATAAATTTAATAAACACataataaacacatatatttaaattctAGTAAGACACAACAGCTCCTAACGGTATTGAGTGAAAATGAAAGTAAACCATTATTGAAAAAGTCCAAAGTTCTTGATAAAGTTATTAAACAAAAAGGTGGCTATGTTTTTCTCAAAGAGATGTAGCTTTTTTCAAATTCTACAGATAGCTTATAAAGCCTTCTTTTCTTTATCCCTAAAGTGGTTTTGATGGAGACAAGTGATTTATATAAATGCAGTATGCCCATTGAGATATATTCAGAAAGCTTTTCTATAAGATAATAAAAGCAAGTGAcatgtttaaattttaaaacagcTTGTTAGCTACAACTGAATGTTACTGATATTCTGTCTGATAGGAGAGGGAAAATTCCATAAACACTGTTCCTTAAACAAGTAGAGCGGTGTTTTTTTATGCTTTCTAAATTAGTTAAATTACATTCTTACCTATTTGTTTTAACTTACACGATCTGTATGATATCATTTTAAAAGCCTGAAAGCAAAGCAAAGACATTAAGGCACACTGacattgacaaagtaaaaaaaatccacagaGAAGTTACTCTTTTAACAAGCAATGAAATCCGTTTCCATTTTAACACTCTTTCCTGGGAAATGAAACTTAATATTTGGTCTACTAAAAAAGCCTCCACTTAGTGCAGCCTCAAAGTTTTGAAGGTATGATCGTAAAGAGGTCGGATGcatttttgaattaaaaaaaataatagttcaATGTATTTATAAGAAATATTtccataatattattttttaaacaatttgaaagttaatattttttggagtttaagtttaaaaaatttaaatactGTGATTATTTGTTTATAGGCATTTAAAGACAAATCAGGTGAAAAGGAGGAGGTCTTAACATTTATCAGAGATCAATTACATTGGcaattaaaaatgtcaatttatTACAAATTTTGACAGGTGCTTCCGGTtccattttattcatttatgtAGCTGCCTTTGCTAACCACATTAAGGTAGGCAGTAGGCAGTGGGAATGAAGTGGTTTTGTTTACTGGTTTTAAGAAGtacattctttgaaaaaaaaactctgctgTAGTCAAACTGGTGTGTAATGTCTCTGGTCTTTATCACCTCCATTGCTGTCAGCCCTGAGACATGTGGGCAGAAGACGACTTCCACCCTACTTCTGTGCCCTGCCTGCAGAGCTACACCGAGCCTGAGGATGGCAAAACCTACATCATGTACCACGGCACCACGCCAGCAGCTGCCGGGAAAATCAAGAGGAATGGATTTTGTCCGTCCGAGGAAGGCATGCTGGGGCAGGGGGTGTACGTCAGCCGGGACCTGCAGAAGGCCAGCAAGTACCCCATCAAGGTGCCCGAGCACCAGCGGGTGGTGCTGAAGCTGAAGGTCAATGTCGGGAAGGTGAAGAAGATCGACAGGCAGGGGCACCCCCTGCAGAAGACCTGGCACAAGCACGGCTACGACACGGCCTGGGTCCCCCCACACTGTGGGATGGTGAAGAGCGGACTGGAGGAGGACTGCGTCTGGGATCCCCGGAGGATCACAGTGATCTCTGAGATTAATCCCCGTGTACCTTATCCAGTCTGTAATCCGCCAGGTCACGCGGccagtaattgtttttattgacGGGGAAATCTTTGCATTGCAAAATGTGTGTGAAACTTTGGTCATTTTCCCAGTTAAACTCAAggtaaaataaagataaatggaaaaaaaaatgctttgtgtgtattGCTTACATATATTCATAAACAATTCTTTTTAAATTCCATAAGTAATTTTTTTCAACAGTGACATTTTTCTGTCCTaatgaatataaaaaacaaatgaaaacctaAGACTTTTAATACAAATTTTGAGCTTCACAAGGTAGTCAGTAGAAGTTActgtttttacataaaatgttatttttgtttttctcttttaaatcaACACGCTGCATTGTAAAATGGACATATGGACACATATTCTTCCCCTTTAGGGATGTCAATCAAAAACATTAAAGAGCTCTCCATTATATTATCAGGGCTGTTTGACTTTTAATGACCTTACACCCAAGGAGATATGACAAAATATTATTATGGTTCTTTGAACGGTAAGTTATAAGTATAAACACAGTAGGTTTTAGAATACAATTGATAAAACCAGAGTTTAAAAATACCAACACAAAAGTATTCATATTCCTGAAacatacacagtttaaatacgATGTTCTGATACAGAGCCTTTTTGCAAGGAAAAGGCTCTGCAATTTGATTTCAGAATGTTGCCCTTTTCATGTATAAAGCTAAACCACAGACCACAGACCAATTAAACATGCCTATATCTCTTGCAAGGAACATCTCTCCagtcatttgtgcattttaAGAGCCTGCAGTCTCCAAGAGTTACTGTCTTTTAACGATCTTGTCCCTTCTTTTCAAGAACACAAGCACTGAGCTTTCTGTTTCAGGGCCTTCTTCACCCTCTAGTGCAGAACATCGCTCACTTCTCAGCCCAAAAGCAAGCAGTCTACCCATATCCAAGCTGCAGAACTCCTCTGTGAAAACCTCACACTAGACGAGTCTTAAAAATATTCACTCATTTACATTAACGTCTGGAGCgaattttaaattttcaaatGAATAAATCCTTTCCTTGCAAACTCGAATATGGGGTGATGTGTTTAGGGAAGGGAATAGTGTTTTCAGCTCTATTTCTATGTCAAGATATTATCAGACCATTTGCTTTAATTATGAAAGTTAGACAGCATGTCTTTTGTTCAC
This DNA window, taken from Lepisosteus oculatus isolate fLepOcu1 chromosome 23, fLepOcu1.hap2, whole genome shotgun sequence, encodes the following:
- the LOC102690166 gene encoding uncharacterized protein — encoded protein: MWAEDDFHPTSVPCLQSYTEPEDGKTYIMYHGTTPAAAGKIKRNGFCPSEEGMLGQGVYVSRDLQKASKYPIKVPEHQRVVLKLKVNVGKVKKIDRQGHPLQKTWHKHGYDTAWVPPHCGMVKSGLEEDCVWDPRRITVISEINPRVPYPLPSSPVSGNVYIMYHGTTKEAVEPIKRNGFCPSVDGMLGQGVYMSRDLQKASRYPIEVPEQQRRVLKLKVDVGKVKKINKQGHHLQKTWHEHGYDTAWVPPHCGMVPSGLEEDCVWDPRRIKVMEVIKPSRLPPFPSFEDDEESY